A single region of the Pseudosulfitobacter pseudonitzschiae genome encodes:
- a CDS encoding carbon-nitrogen hydrolase family protein, with translation MRIACMQIAPLASDVAGSLDLLEDHAAKAKAADCDLLVTPEMYLTGYNIGAARVQQLAQPVTGPSAERVAEIARRNGLAILYGYPEKDPDGGAAFNSVQLIDQSGNRIANYRKTHLYGDVDRAQFQAGDARAPVILWHGWKVALAICYDIEFPELTRAYALGGAELVLTPTANMIPYDSVATRLVPARAEENGLFVVYANYCGTEAAFDYCGLSCVCGPDGRDVARAGRGPGLIVADLDRSEIAQTRQAVRYLTDRRPEIYNRTVQRTARDDT, from the coding sequence GTGAGAATAGCATGTATGCAGATTGCACCTCTGGCGTCGGATGTGGCGGGCAGTCTGGACCTTCTGGAGGACCATGCGGCCAAGGCAAAGGCGGCAGACTGCGATCTGCTGGTGACGCCAGAGATGTACTTGACGGGCTACAACATCGGTGCGGCACGGGTGCAGCAACTGGCACAGCCTGTCACTGGCCCCAGCGCCGAACGTGTCGCAGAAATCGCCCGCCGCAACGGTTTGGCGATCTTGTATGGCTATCCCGAAAAAGACCCCGATGGCGGGGCGGCCTTTAACTCTGTGCAATTGATCGACCAATCAGGCAACCGCATCGCAAACTACCGCAAAACACATCTTTATGGCGATGTGGACCGCGCACAGTTTCAGGCGGGTGACGCGCGCGCGCCGGTGATCTTGTGGCATGGCTGGAAGGTTGCGTTGGCCATTTGCTATGATATCGAATTCCCCGAACTGACCCGCGCCTATGCCCTGGGCGGGGCCGAACTGGTCCTGACCCCGACTGCCAATATGATCCCATACGACAGCGTTGCCACCAGACTGGTTCCCGCCCGCGCCGAAGAAAACGGACTGTTCGTCGTCTATGCCAACTATTGCGGCACCGAAGCTGCGTTTGATTATTGCGGGCTGTCGTGTGTATGCGGACCCGATGGCCGCGATGTTGCGCGGGCGGGCAGGGGGCCGGGGCTGATCGTGGCCGATCTTGACCGGTCCGAAATAGCGCAAACCAGACAGGCCGTGCGCTATCTGACCGACCGGCGCCCCGAGATTTACAACCGAACCGTACAGAGAACCGCCCGCGATGACACCTGA